TATTTAAGAATTTTCGGAGTAGTTTAAAAGACTATTTGCTATTTTTCATTCATCAGAGTCTCATGGTCGTTATTTTTTTTGTGATGACATTTTTTTTTCGAATTGCCGTTAAGGTGAGCGAGATGGATCATGTTAGTTCCCTCGCTTCTTTTATTTATGTTGCCGTTGTAATTGTATTAATCATTACACTGGTATCAACCAATATGAACTTACGAAATTATCTGATGATTCGGAATAAAGATTATCATTTTTTAGCGATCTTGGGGATTCGACCGCAAATGCTCTATTTACTCTTATGTGTTGAATTTGCAATGGGAAGTCTGCTGGCGATTCTGGTTGGACTTCTGGGCGGAAGCTTTTGCGTGCTGGGAATTGCGGATTTACTTGGTAAAGCAGGTTTTCAAAATGATAGTTTACTAGTATCAATTTGGAATTACCTTAATAGCAGTTTTATTTTTATTGTGATAATCGGGATCTGTATGGCTAGTAACCGTAGATATTTTAGACGTTCGGGCAATAAAGCAAACTATGAAAGCCCAATAGAATGGGAATCATACAAGGCTTATGATTTGAACTTCTTGTTAATCGGATGTCTGATGATCATTGGGATTCTAGTTAGCTTGTGGTTTTATTACAGTGTGCTTAATAGTCTCATTTCGATGATGCTTCTGGTAGGGAGTGCTTGTTTAATTGTTTTTTCAGGCAGTCGGTTTTTTTTCAAAAAAATGAGAAAAAACAAAAATCTGTATTACAAAAATTTATTAACCTTTAATCGCATGATGTATAAATTTAACAAGAATAAAAAACTCTTGTTTACAATATTCAGTTTGAATTTTCTGATATTTTATTTAATGGGGAGTATCACCGCATCATATGGAACTTTAATCAACGCTGATGATCAAGAAAGCTATCCTTATGATATTATCGCAATATCAGAACTTAAGATGGATGAGAATGTCATTAATGAATCTGGGATAACAGCGTTTGAGACGATCCCAATCCTGCCAGTATATGACTCAAATGACAATAGAGAGCCTCATTATTGGGGAATATCACTTAATAGCTATTACAAATTAACGGGTAAAGAGGAAGCACTGGCGGGAAACGAGATTATTTTAATATCACAGCAAGAGGGTGCTCAAAATAGTGCGACAACCGCAATGAAACGGGCCTTAACGATAGCGGGGAGTAGCAGCAATTATCAGATCCAGAAGTATTTTCAAGAAATAATCTTCGGCAAAATATCAAATAAGAATTTAAACAATATCATTGTTTTTAGTGATGAAGAATTTCAACAGAAATATTTTAATGCCAATAATGAAACAACACTCTTTCTCGGGGAAATCCCGATAAATTTTGACAAAGCAGCATTTGACCAGCGTGATTTATTGGCGATGGTGTATAAACAAGATCTGTTGCAACAAATTAAAAACGAAAATCAAATGATGTTCCTCATTTTTGCTTTATTAGGTTTGACCATGATGCTTCAATTGGGCAGTTCACTTTATTTTCGCTTTTTTACCGATAAGAATCAGTTTTTAGCGGATACAAGATGTTTAAAGCAGCTTGGAATGACCGACAAAGAAGTAAAAAAAATATATACAAAAGAGACCACGATGTTGATATTTTTGCCGATTGTGACTTCATTTTTATGGAGTGGGTTTTTCTTTTGTGCTGAAATGAAATTTCAAAATGTCGATTTTGTAGAAAACAGTGGTTTGTTTATGGCTTTTGGAATTGGCTATTTTCTGATTGAATTGACATTTTATAAAATCTTAGAAAGGCAGCTTGTTTCGCATGTGAGTTGTGGTTGAGAAAAATGGATATTTTGCAAATATGTAATCTAAAAAAAACATACCGAAAAAAAATATCAAAAACGAATGTGGTCGAAACGATGGCAATTGATAAGATCGATTTTAGGATTGAAAGTGGCTCCTTTATTAGTATTATGGGAAAATCGGGTTGCGGAAAAACAACGTTATTAAAATTGATTGGTGGTCTGGATACGCCAACCGAGGGCGAAATACTATACAAAGGCCAACCATTGGCGGAATTAAGTCATGATCAGCTGGCTCAGTATCGTCGGGAACAAATTGGATTTGTTTTTCAGGACTATAATTTGATGGATAGTCTGACCATAAAAGAAAATATAATGCTGCCGATGTTATTGGATAATAAAAAACTTAAAGAAATCGAAAAAAGTGTGATTTGTTTTACACAGCGCTTTGGCATCAGAAAACATCTGAATAAATACCCGGGGGAATTATCGGGAGGTGAACAGCAACGGGTTTCCATTTGTCGCGCTTTATCAAATAATCCAAAATTGATTTTGGCTGATGAACCGACCGGGAATCTGGACTCGAAATCATCAAAAGAGGTGGTTACGTGTTTAAAAGAACTGAATCAGGAATTGCGAAAAACGGTCATTTTAGTAACCCATGATCCCTACATTGCCAGTTTTGCGGATGAGGTGCTTTTATTAAAAGATGGTAAAATTGAAAGAAGACTTGTTAAGTACATGGAAAAAGATCAGTTTTTTAAAATTTTGATTGAACATCTTAATGTATATTAAATGATAAGGTCGCATAATTTAAGTCCCAAGCGGTATGATTAACACGGTTAAAGATAGCTTAATTGTGAAATGCAAAAAAGAGCCTAAACGGCTCTCTGGTAGGGTTTATGGTGTGTCATGGGCGGGGCCTACTATTTTACAATGATATTTTTACGGAGACTGTTGGTTTACACGAGTCCATTATTTTTTAGGGTCGTGGTGATAATTTCTTTCATTGCATTTTTACCAGTATTTTTATGAATGAAATTGGAAGCGCCCAGTTCCAAACATTCTTTGATCAAGAGCGTGTCATCAACTGAAGAGACAATGATGATAATAAACTCAGGATTTAAATCCAGCAATAAATCCAGCAAATCTTTGCCGGAACGACCGGGCATATTAATGTCCAAAAAGATAACATCGGGGGAAGTTCTTTCGAGCATGGTTAGTGATTCGTACATGGAATCACCGTTTTCATATTCCGCTAATACAGAAAGCCCCATTTCATCGCAGATACCTGACATGATTTTTCTAATTAGACTGCTGTCATCGGCAATGTAACATGCAATTTGATTATTCATTTTGTGCAACTCCTTTTTTATATATGATCTTTCGGATTGGTTACGTGAGCGTTTTGTTCGGGATTACAGTTACAGTCGGATGTTTCTCTGGCCGGAGCGACAGGAAATTCCCCTTGAAACAAAATTCCGATTCGAACAAGAAAGGCGCCAAGTAAAATGTAGCCCATTAAAGATTCCAGTAATATCACAATATGTCCTAAATAAGAGTAGGGAAAGGCATTGATTTCGCCAAAACCCAGTCCGGTCATGACAATCACTGAAAAGTACAAAGAACGGATAAATATTAATAAATGATTGGTTGAAGTATTTAAAATTAAGTCGTTAGTGAGATGTGGACCAAATGCATATAAAGTTGCATAAATTAAAGTTGTTGCTAAAAAAACGATTAATAATCGGATGGTGGATGAGCCGTAATCAGTAATCCACCAGAAAAATTTGACGATTAAATCAATAATATAGGTCCCGATTCCTTTGAATAAATCTAAGAAATGCAACAGTGGATTTTGTTTAAATAATTTAAAATAAGCGACAATGTTGATTTTTTTATCGTGATACCATTTTTCCCACCAGATTCTTCGAATATTACAGTGAAAACTGGATAATAAAACCGGTTCAATTCGACAGCTGTCGAGACCGACACCAGTAAAATTTGTTTTTTTGTCATAGTAGCAATCCCAAAATATTGTTGCGCCATCGACAGAAATGGCTGTAAAATCAGCTTGTTGAAGTTGTACTTTTTTTATACTACTGCCACTGAAATCTGAATAAGAAAATGACGAACCATATAAACAAGTATCATAAAAGGAAACAGATTTATATATAGCGTTGTCTGATTTGCAGTGTTTCATTGAACTTTGATGAATTCGGCTGTTTGAAAAATCGGCATATCGAAGATCACATGAAATGAAATTGCAGGTTACATAGTTGCCCTGGAGAAGGGGTGACTGAACCAGACTACATTCATTAAACGATGCGCCGAAAGCTTGAACCTTTTCTAACTGACAAAAATCAAGAATACAATTTATGAAAATAGATTCAGAAAAATTTGCCTCGATAAATGAAATGCCTTTAAGATTAAATCCAGTGAGTTCCAATTTTGATAAATCACAATGGTCAAAATTAATGGCAAGTTTTCTATTTTTTTTGCGAAAAGAATTCCACTCCTGAGACTTCTTGTCAATCACACAATCTTTAAAATAGGGAAAGATTTCCAAGCCATCATTATTTTCCATATTGTCCTCCTTGATATTTTCACGCAATCTTTATTCTCGAAAATTGGCTACGTTTTCAATTAGGTTATTTAACAGCAATTTTATCATATCTGGGCTCCAAAAGCAAAAGACATCGGGATCGGGAATAAGAAAAAATCTTAGTTCACTACAAAAAAATATATAAATTTCAACAAAGATGCGGATGAACAAAAAAATATGATAGAATTAGATCAATAGGAAGATTAATTTTAATTAAAAGGCAAGAATAAATGAAGAAGAAGTAGGTGCTTATATCAATTATATTTTTATTGGGAGTCATATTCTACTTTATAATATCGACACTTTATTCTTTGTATATTTAAATTTATTAATAGGTAATTGTGAAATAAAAAAGAGTTAGCGGACGAGAATTCGACGATAAGAAACAGATCGAATTCATGAAATCGGAAGAGAATGGAACAACAAAACAATGAAAATGTTGAAGAAATGGCGTAAAAATAAAAGCTGGGCAAAGAAGATAAAAAGTCCAACCAGGCAAAGTGGTTGGTTATAAAAATGAAAGAAAAGTTGGTTAAAGTCAGTTTAATGATTGGTTATTTATTGTTTTTTTTGTTGATGGATTTTTGGTTTGAATCCATCCGAGAAAGTTTCAATACAGCAGTACTGCGGGGTGGAAGTTTTGATTCCAGTCGTTATATATTGATGATGCTTATGGTGTTTTTTAAATGGTTTGTTCTCGGATTATTACTACATTTTTTGAGTGGTAAGAAAAAGCTGGCGTTTAGCTTTGACATCGTTTGTTTTATCGTTGCAATTGCGATAGCGGTAGTGTTTTTCCTCATAATTTTTCATGTCATTAATCCCATATCAACGATTTATGGAAACGTAACAACGGGGCGTCAATTGATTTATCTTATTCCGATTTTTTCTGGATTTTTTATGTTTGAAGGATTATTTTTGAGAAATGATAATAAAAACGAAAGTGAAAAAATATAAAATTCAAAGGTTGGAATTTTACAGGACCTTTATTTATTTAAATCTTAGAGCTTGTTTTTTAGGAATGAGTTAAAAGAAAATAAGCAAAAAGGAAGGTGTTTATTTTGCGAATATTTAAAAAAATTTACCCATACCTTGTCATACCGTTAGTGTTGGGCTACGTTATTTTAATCTTCAATATGAAAAATCTGGTAAAATATGGAGCTTACGATTCAAACTTAAATTCGACCCTACCGTTTTTTTTAGGTGATTTAGGTTTAGTATATACGGTGACGTTACCGCTAATTAACATTATATTTGGTATTCTTATTGAATTGCTGTGTCGAAAAGCAGGGGCGCTAAGAATCAAAATACAGCGATCCTACCTGATCATCGGGCTGTTCTTTACGTTTTTTTATTATCTACTTTATACACCGGTAGCTGTTTTTTTTAGACTGTTCCGTTTTTTAATATCTGATGCACCAGCCTTATATCTCATCCCAACCATTGCCGGGTTTTATTTAGCAAAAGGCTTGCTTGCGTCTAAAGAAAGTGAGAATAGCTGACTTGGATTAATGGATAAAAAAACTGTTAGTCTAACAGGATTGCAACTAAGCGCTAAAGCTTTGGCATTTGCCGGGGCTTTTTTTGTTTGGTCTATACAAAAAAAAGCGACTGTGGGATAATAAACAAAACAGATATGAGTGAGGACACACAAATGAGAATAATGCATACAGCCGATTGGCATTTAGGAAAAAATATCGAAGGTCACAGCCGGATGGATGAGCAATCATCTTTTCTGGCGGACTTTGTTAAAATAACCGCAGAACAAAACATTGATCTGGTCATCATTGCCGGAGATATTTATGATAGTTATAACCCACCGGCCAGAGCCGAAGAGTTGTTTTATGAAACGCTTAAGCAATTATCGGATGGCGGTAAAAGATTAATCTTAGTGATTGCCGGTAATCACGATAATCCCCAACGACTGGAAGCGCCGGGGCCACTGGCTAGAGATCATGGGATTTTAATGGCCGGGGTGCCGAAAACGATCATTCCAACTGGCGCTTACGGGCACCATCGAGTGGTAGAGTCGGGTGAAGGTTATGTGGAGATTGAAATAAATGGCGAACGGGCCGTGATTCTGTTGCTGCCTTATCCCAGCGAAAAAAGATTAAACGAAGTATTATATGATTTAACGACTGACGAAGAACAAAATCAAAAGTCCTATAGCGATCGGATTCATGCCTATTTTTTAGAACTGGAGTCACATTTTAGAGCCGATACCATCAATCTGGTGACCACTCATATTTTTGCAATGGGCAGTGAAGAATCTGGATCAGAGCGAAGTATTCAGCTTGGCGGCACTTATATCGTCGATGGCAATTGCTTTCCCCAAAAGGCCCATTACATCGCCCTCGGCCATATCCATAAACCCCAGGTTATTCCCGGCACCGATGGTCGCGGGCGTTATGCCGGATCACCGATTCATTTCAACCGCCGGGAAATTGCTTATCAAAAAAAATGTATCGTGGTTGAAATTGTTGTTGAAGCGGGAAAGACGGTTAAAAATGAGGTCAGCGAAATGCCGCTTCAAGTATATAAACCGATTGAAGTTTGGCGGTGTGCGAATGTTGATGAAGCGATTGCCAAATGTGAAGAAAATGCCGAGCGATCCTGTTGGGTTTATCTGGAAATTGAGACGGATCATTATATTCGCGAAGATGAAATCAAAAAAATGAAGGTTTATAAAGATGATATTTTAGAGGTTATCCCCAAACTGACGGTACTGGAAACCGAGGCCAGCCTGGAATCCCTGACCGAAAAATCTTTTGGCGAGGTATTTAAAGAATTTTATCGCCGCGAAAGAGGAACCGAAGCCGACGATGAGGTGATGGAATTACTACTGTCGCTGGTTCTTAAGGAGGAAAAATAATGAGACCGATACGACTTAAAATTAAAGGCATCAATAGCTTTCAGCAAGAACAGATCATTGATTTTGAAACCTTGACGCAGGCCGGTATGTTTGGGATTTTCGGCCCGACTGGCAGTGGTAAATCGACGATTCTGGATGGGATCACATTGGCACTTTATGGAAAGTTGTCCCGAAACAGCAGTAATTATATCAATGTTAACGAAGAAAAAGGCAGTGTGGTTTATGAGTTTATCATCGCCGGGGCAAAAGAAAAAAAATATCAGGTGAGCCGGGAGTTTAAGCGTAACAAAAATGACGGGATCAACCAGGGGAAATGTCAACTATTGGAATTACGACCTGAAGGGGAGCTGGTATTGGCCGATAAAACGACCGAAGTGACCAATGCCTGCGAGGAAATTATTGGTCTGGGTTTAACGGATTTTACCCGAACAGTGGTGTTGCCGCAGGGGAAATTCAGTGATTTTTTAAAGTTGGAAGGAAAACCGCGACGTGATATGCTGGAGCGCTTGTTTAATCTAGCTAAATATGGCGATGATTTGATGAATCGTCTGAAATCAGAAAAATTAAAAGAAACCGAAAAGCTTAATCAAGTGGTCGGCAGCATGATGACCTATGACGCGGTAACCCCGGAAGTGCTGGCTGAAAAAAAAGACAGTTATCAAAAAAATCATAACCAACTTAAACTCAATCGGGATCAATATGAAAGCTTAAATATCCAATTAGCAGAAGCAAAAACGCTGATCGGTTGGCTGGCAGAATTAAAAACTGCGAAGGAAGAAGCGCAAAAGCTGGAAACGAAAGAAGCCGAAATCACAGTTAAGGAAAATCAGGTGGCGCTTGGAAAAAAAGCTTTAGAACTATTGCCTTTTTTAGAAACCTTTGAAACCCTCGAAAACGAAATTAAAGCGAGCCAGGCCAGTTTTGATGATAGTCAAGAAGAATTAGAGAAACTTGTGGCTGAAAAAGAAGACTATGAGAAAAGCTTTAATCAAACAGACGATTACAAAACCGAGAATCTTTTTAAGTTTCAGAGCAAGCTGGAAAAGGTTGAAGACGCAATCCAATGGAAAGAATCACAGTTGATACTGGAGCAGGAGATTCATGAGCAAAATAAAAAAATGGATCAACTGAATCATCAGAAAATCGGTCTTGAAAATGAGAAAACACGTTTGCTTCAGGAAATTGACAAAGAAAAAAAACAAATTGAAGGGGAACAACGGGAGGAAAAGAAGTGTCGTGTGGAAGCGGATTATCGGGAAAAAATTAACCGTGGTGTTTTTTTAACCGCCGAAATCGGGCGTCTGAAAAATGAGATTGAAAGCGATGCAAAACGTTGGGAGAAAAACCAGGTTATTATAACGACGCTTCTTGAAGAAGAACAGGAACTTGATGCACAAAAACATCAAAAGGAAAGCGACCAGTCAGCCAGTGATTTAAAGTTGGCAGCCCATAAAAACGCTAAACCGGCAGCTTGGGATGAAATTCGTCAGGAAAAAGATAAGCTTATCCAGATGAAAAATATTTTTCTTAAGCAACAGGAAATCAAAGAAAGTTTAGCAGTTGTGGGGGAGCAGCTTGATCACCAGCTACAGTCAATTGAAAGCAAGCAATATTCGGAAACGATTTTAAAAGAAAAGATGGCAGCAGTAAAAAAAGAACTGCTTCTGTTGGAAAACAAAAGTATGGGGAGACACCTGCGAGAACAATTAAAAGCCGGAGAACCCTGCCCGGTTTGTGGCTCGACCGAGCATCCGCAGGTTAATCGTCCCGTTGACTCCGATGATGAAATCAAAGCGGAGGTTATGAATAAGGCTTTTCGGCAGCAGGAAAAGGAATTAACTGAACTGACCGCCGAAATTGCGCGGTTAAGCGGAAGTTTTAGTACATTGGTCGAGAATCAAAAGAATCTAAAAAGCGAATTAGCGAAGTTGGGCGAACCTGTTCGAGCGGAACAGTCGGAGGCACTGGAAAAGAACAATGACGAGTTAAGCCAGAAGCTGGAAACTTGGGAAATTGAACTGAAAAATCAGGAAATAAAAAATCAAGAGTTAAAAAATGATTGTTTGAAGCTGGCTGGTGAGCTCAAAGAAAAAACAGCGACAAAAGAAGCGATCTGCTTGCAGAATCAAGAGTTGGAGGAACTCAAGAAAAATAAAGAGTCGTCATTTAATACTCTAACAGCAGAAATTACCGCCCTGAGAAGCAAACTTAAGGTTGTCAAAGTTTTTGATTTTAACGCAACCAGTGAAACCATTAAAAAGATGGATCAACGCCGAGGCGAATTGGTGGCTAAGCTGGAAAAGCTGGAAGAAGGATTAAGTACATATTTGCAGCAACGGGAAAAATTGAATGAGACTATCAATGGGCTGAATCGTCAGATTCAGGAGTGCTTATTTCTGATTGGGGAAAAGGCCCGACAATTTCAAGAGAAAAAAACGGCTATCGAAGAAAAGGTGGGAAAAGATTACGGCTTAAAAGAGTTGGAGGATCTTAAAAATAAGTTTATCGCAAATATAAAATGGATTGAAAACGCCTGGCAGACGGCTAAAAAGAAGTTGGAAGTGATCCGCACGAACCATGGGAAGGTTCAAGAAGTGATGACCACTAAAAAAGCGAACCTGCAAACCCTGAAAAGCCAATTTACAAGCACCGAAACGGCGCTAAAAAAGCAACTGGAAAAACTGGGATTTGACGACCTGATAACCGCTAAAAAGGCTTGCATTGCCGATGACGTTCTTAAACGTCTGGAAATTGAAATTGATGAATTCTATCAGAAGCGGTCAAAAATAAATGCCAAACGGGAAGATTTAAACCAGAAAATTGCTGGCCGAGAGATGCATGAAGCGGAGTATGAACAGTTACGTATCGCTCATCAAGCATTAGCAGAAAGGATTGAACAGCAACAGAATTTGGACATCAGATTAAAAGCCAGCATTGAAGATCTGGAAAAACGTTTGGCCGAACTGGCTCAGTATTTAGCGCAAAAAGAAAAACTGGATCATCGCTTAGCCCTGATTGCGGATTTGGAAAAGCTGTTTTCGGGCAAACGATTTGTCGAATTTGTGGCGGTTTCCCGGCTTAAATATATTTCTCTGGAAGCCTCCAAACGACTGACCGATATCAGTAACGGGAATTATGGGCTCGAAGCCGATGATGAAGGTAAATTTATTATCCGTGATTATAAAAATGGTGGGGCTTCTCGGGACGCGTCAACCCTTTCTGGCGGCGAAACCTTTCTAGCGTCGTTATCACTGGCGTTGGCACTTTCGGCCGAAATACAATTAAAGGGACGGGCGCCGTTGGAATTTTTCTTTTTAGATGAAGGGTTTGGTTCCCTTCACGAAGATGCGCTCGATGTTGTGATGAATTCGATTGAACGACTGCATAATGACAAACTGAAAGTGGGAATTATTAGTCACGTTGAATCAATTAAAAACCGGATGCCGGTTAAACTTTTAATTACTCCGGGCGAATCCGGAGCCGGCGGCAGCCGAGTACGGATAGAACGATAGCAGAGGACAACAGCAGGAAAATGATAAACGATTATCAGATAAAATATACGCAACGCAAAACAATGGGATTGTATATTACTAAAAATGCAAAAATAGAGGTGCGGGCACCAATCGGCACGCCTGAAAAAAGGATTGAGCGCTTTGTTAAGGATCATCAGAGCTGGATTAACACTCATCTTGGAACGGTTATACGCCAGGTAGAAGAACGCGATCATTTTGAATTAAGATTTGGCGATAAGCTTCTATTTTTAGGTTGTGAATTTCCGTTAGTTGCGGTTGAAAAACCGGCCTTTGGCTTTGATGGGGAACGTTTTTACGCCTATCAACAGCTCTTGGCCGAGGAACTAAAGCGCAATCAGGTGGGACTCTACCGAAGTCTGGCAAAAAAAATATTAGCCGAGATGGTCGCTGAGTTGGCAACACACATGGGTTTAAAACCTCGCGCGGTCAAAATCAATGGCGCTAAAAAGCGTTGGGGTTCGTGTTCAAGTGCCGGAAATCTCAATTTTTCCTGGTATTTGGTGATGGCGGAAGAAAGTACCATTCGTTATGTGGTGGTGCACGAACTGGCTCATTTGGTTGAAATGAACCATTCTCCGAGTTTCTGGCGAATTGTCGAACAGGTATTACCTAATTACAAAACGGAGCAGGTCAAGTTAAAAGGACTTCAGGAAAAATTAAGTGTCCAGAATTGGGAATAGTTTTCGGGACGGAGATATTAGTTTGAAAGTTTATGGCGAGAGCTACTCTCGCTTATTTTTTTGCAAAAAAACTTGACAGATAAGACAAAGATGATTATAGTGTATATATAGTATATATACAATAAGACGAAGGAAATGAGGTGATCCGTTGAATATTATTATCAGCAATTCAAGTGATAAACCCATTTATGAACAAATTACCAAACAGATTAAGAAAATGATCATCAGTGGTGAGTTAAGTCCCGGCGAATCATTACCGAGTATGCGCTTTTTGGCCAAAGAGCTACGTATTAGTGTGATCACCACCAAACGGGCTTATTCGGATCTGGAACGTGATGGATTTATTGAAACGGTTACCGGCAAGGGCAGTTTTGTGGCTAAACAAAATCTATCGTTTATTCGGGAAGAGCAATTAAGACTGACCGAAGAGTTTTTGCAGAAAGCGGTCGATGTAGCTAAAAGCAGTAATATTTCATGGGAAGAACTCGAAGACATGCTGAAAATTTTGTACAAAGGAGAATAACGATGATAAACGTTAGTAATGCAATCGAAATAGAGAATTTAAATAAAAAATTTAAAGGTTTTGAATTAAAAAATGTTAGTTTTAATGTCCCTAAAGGGTGCATTGTTGGATTTGTTGGGGAAAATGGGGCTGGGAAAACGACCACCTTAAAAGCAATTCTTAATCTGATCAATCGTGATAGTGGGACGATTAAAATTATGGGCATGGATACGATCAAAGAAGAAAAAAAGATCAAAGAAAATATTGGCGTGGTTTTTGATGGCTGTAATTTTCATGACAATTTAAAAACTGGCGATATTTCAAAAATGATGGCGTGTATCTATAAAAATTGGAATAAAGAACGGTATGACCAATATCTGAAAAAATTTAAACTTCCAAATGATAAAGCCATAAAAGAATTTTCACGCGGGATGAAAATGAAACTGCAAATTGCGGCGGCTTTATCCCATGAGCCCAAGGTTCTTATTTTGGATGAAGCAACGAGTGGACTTGATCCGGTGATAAGGGAAGAAATACTGGATGTGTTTATGGAGTTTATTCAGGACGAGGAACATGCAATTCTTATTTC
This is a stretch of genomic DNA from Acetobacterium woodii DSM 1030. It encodes these proteins:
- a CDS encoding M48 family metallopeptidase translates to MINDYQIKYTQRKTMGLYITKNAKIEVRAPIGTPEKRIERFVKDHQSWINTHLGTVIRQVEERDHFELRFGDKLLFLGCEFPLVAVEKPAFGFDGERFYAYQQLLAEELKRNQVGLYRSLAKKILAEMVAELATHMGLKPRAVKINGAKKRWGSCSSAGNLNFSWYLVMAEESTIRYVVVHELAHLVEMNHSPSFWRIVEQVLPNYKTEQVKLKGLQEKLSVQNWE
- a CDS encoding GntR family transcriptional regulator — its product is MNIIISNSSDKPIYEQITKQIKKMIISGELSPGESLPSMRFLAKELRISVITTKRAYSDLERDGFIETVTGKGSFVAKQNLSFIREEQLRLTEEFLQKAVDVAKSSNISWEELEDMLKILYKGE
- a CDS encoding ABC transporter ATP-binding protein, giving the protein MINVSNAIEIENLNKKFKGFELKNVSFNVPKGCIVGFVGENGAGKTTTLKAILNLINRDSGTIKIMGMDTIKEEKKIKENIGVVFDGCNFHDNLKTGDISKMMACIYKNWNKERYDQYLKKFKLPNDKAIKEFSRGMKMKLQIAAALSHEPKVLILDEATSGLDPVIREEILDVFMEFIQDEEHAILISSHITSDLDKIADYLVFIHQGEILLNEEKETMLSRMGILKCGEEDFRRLDQDDYIRYRKNHFSFEILVNDKQSIKKKFPDAIVDRATIEEIMLFYVKGEK